The nucleotide window CTTGTTGCTTGAGTTGCTTGTGGTTCTAAACACATGTTATCTTGACTCTTGCACCCGAGGATCCAATTTTTGGTTGAAAGAAATGAGATTATAATCGTAGATTCGTAGGTTATTTGGTTGAAAATTTAGAGGATAAAATCAGCCTGCTTTGCATTTTTGGGTCCATccaaaacaacctctttgttattacaagttAAGTTTGAGCCCCTCTCGGCATGATTGAGCTACCTTAATTGGCATTGAGGCAATGTAATGTTTTTggtgataatgattattttgggTTAGGGTTTTTGCAATGAATAACTTAAGCAATGGTTAGAGTATGTTAGGATATTGGAGAATGGACATCGCTTTATTCACGTCATTCTCTTTCTCGAGCTTTTGTATGCGTTGAGGGTAAATCTTTAGTTCTTCACCTTGGTTGGCTTAAATTGCTAGCTTCTCAGGCTAGAAGTGTGTTTGGATATGAGCtaagagaaggaagaggaggAAGTTAAGAGTTTTCCATTTAATGCTTTCCAACTTTTTTGGATAGTGGATAGGGGTTACAAAATAAGGAATTCCTTATGCCTTCCTCTCCCCTCCCTTTTCTTAACCTTACATCCGAACGTGAAAGTTGATGCCATATTGTGCCTCCTGTGCGTTTAATGATAAGGATATATGGACTCggttattaaatttatttattctcATTGTAGGCTATTGATGCAATTGATAATGGGATCAATCAATTTGATACTGACCTGCCACCAAGATATGTCAACAATACCCATTTGTCTTCAAGAGTTGGAAAACTGAATTTGGATTGGACTGATCCCGATCAATCGGCTGAGAAGGAGAATGAAGCTTTTGAGAGAGCAATGAATTTAGCTGGCGGCGAGTTTTTGGATGTGAGATTCTTGTCATGTACTCTATTCTTTTAATACTTGGTTTACTGCTGCTTTTGCTTGAATGTTGGAATTAAGTAGTCTGCAGTCTATTTTTGACATTAAACATATTTTGGGTCTCAGAATCTACGTCATCTTGCAAAATCTTGGTTACCAGCTCGATCAATTGTTGTGGAGTGTCTCCAAGCAAGAAAAGATGTTGATCCTAGTGGAGAGATTATGGTCTTGAATAGATTCTGTCCTGTAAGTATCATTTTTGGCTTCATCCACATATAGCACAGTTTATATTTTGAATGGAATGTCTACCGTTCTCAGTGGATTTATAACATTCTACGGAATTCACTAAGATAGTAGAGTAGACTCACCATACCAATTTTTAGTCTGAATAGCTAGTAGGAGGTGACTAGCAAATTTATGTCGATGATTACGTtgtaaaaacctttaaaatttttatttgtttggctGAATAATTGCTACTGGAGTTGTGGGATATTTTCTTCAAGTATCTTAGATCTTCACTTTTACCTATATTTTCTTGTGGCTTGTGAGCATAGAGGAGCCTGAATTTTAGTGTGGGTGATGAAAAATGCGAAGTCAGCTTTATTGGATCTTTCGAGGATTCAAATGCTCGACATTGAAACCCGAATTTGGATGAGTATAACAACACTAGTAGGCTTTAACATCAAAAAGGTACCTGGTCTTGACTGGGTTGTAAAGCGGGGTGGTTATGGAGTATAATACGCCAATACGGTATACTACTAGGAGTAGAGACTTGGAGTAAtctatatagtttttttttttttttttttttttttttttttttttttctagtctTTGCTTTAGTGGGTGTCTCATTTGATGTAATTTTATATCATGCAGTGGAAACTTCATCTTTTCGAGCTTGAGCAGGagttgaacattgatcctccCATCAAATATGTTCTTTACCAGGTATGGCAGAATCACATTCTTCGGAACATGCCCTTTTTGCAATTTGTTGTGTGCTTTATGATTTAAGCCCTGTTaaattattgatcattatttgCTTGATGATTTATGCAGttactattatcattattttcatGGAACTTCAGAATTTCTATTCCGTATTAATCAttagctcgtcttgtatgaaaccgtctcacAATCAGACGGAATATAATTAAcccatttctctaattgattgCTTTAGAAGTgtatgtgatcactttaatagaTTAAATGTACATGGGGACAGCCCGATAGAGATAGCCTTAccatgagacagtctcatttaagaatttgtgattaatcATTGCCGTTTTTACTTTGTAGTACTATCACGCTGGTCTTGCTCTAGTTCAATCTGAAGCAAATCTcttagaaatatttttttctttttggtagGATGACAGAAGCAAACAATGGAGAGTGCAGGCAGTGGCAGTATCCCCTGATAGATTCGAGAGTAGGAAGCCTCTTCCAGAACCGTGGAGAGGGTTGAGGGATGACGATCTGTCAAAAGGTTGCAACATCCCCGAGTGTGTTTTTGTGCATATGAGCGGTTTTATTGGTGGAAATGCAACGTACGAGGGTGCCCTTGCAATGGCAAAAGCAGCTTTGAAGTTTTGAGCTTGCATACGGTATTCACTTTATTAACGAAGCTGATGGTGATTTGAGATACATTTACTTTGACCGGATTGAGTcggaattaaaatttttactgatgattgtttttcctttttttatgtGACAAAATTGAATGTTATGTAAACTTCATGGCTTTAAATGAAATATGAATGATTGTAGGAATTGCATTTTCTGGAATTCATACATAAGTTTCCTTTTATATTTTCTGGTAGTTGTTATCGTAATAGCTGGGCTGTATTTTAGGCTTTAGGCTGGACAAGGGGCATTAGGTATACAAACCAGGTAGtcttttgagagacgtatctcaagcccagcccattaaagattaataactacttatcgtattttaatgcttacttatattatctttaatgcttattcttaatgcctacttttaatatctaaaatgtctatttacattatttttaatgcctacttataatattttaaaaaatatataataagctttggaaaattttaatttttaaaataagcgtctttatgTCCGAGCATACCAAAGAAACTGATccaaaaagtcaaaattttttGTTCGTTATTAAAACATGTTTTTCGCTGTAAGTAACAACGATTATACTTAACTTCAGTTTTGGCATGGaaatgcttattttgagaattaaaatttttcgaagcttattttgggaatttttttaatgctaattttttttttctattttttacaAATTGTAGGCATGCAACCTGTTTTATTTTTCTCAGCCGATTAactaagagaccgtctctttgagaaacaATCTCTCAAACCTAATTCATTAAAGATTGATTAAATTAAAAGGTGATAATGGACTGACTAAATTAGAAATTGGGTCGAGACCGTCTCTGGCAATTACTTTTCTGGTAAGTAACTTTCCTTCACTTTTTTAGTTTTGCACTTTTAAATTTGCATCACTTAGTGGACTTCAAACGAtataatcaaaattgaaatgatttacaatttattGAATAGTGAAATAGTTCCTTGAAAGTatgattaaattattaatttaaattataaattattgatttaaactgtaagtaaataattaatttgttttgataTGGATAGAATTTGaaacaacaatataaaaaaagggATTGTGAGTTGTCTATATTGAGGAAATGATAAAAGAGAATTGTTTAAGATGATTTAGATATATGTAAAGATGGGGTAATACTGTATTAGCGAATTCGTAAAgaagataaaaaattatagctCGAGAAAATTAAAAGAAGGCAAAGAAGACTGAAGATGACTTGGAGGATactagtgaaaaaaaataatctagACTTATAAATTGAAATGGTAGGAAATTGAAATTTCATGGGACATGGAGTATCAATGAAGAGGCATCGAGGATCAAATCTTGTTTTGgggaaataaatattattttttacagTTCGATTGTCATTTGAACTTTTCCTTTCCTTAACCTAAATAGAGGTgttatcttaaaaataaaaaaaaaattaaatagaggtgtttattcgagTAATCGGGTTAGATATTTCTAGTTGGTTTGAAATTGAGTTTTGTGTTCAtatttttgtttacaaaatattaatattttttaagtcgGGTTAAATTGGACTCAGTTACAAGAGCGGGTAAATTTCAGATCATCGAATCTGTTTTGAaccgtaaaaaaaaaaattggagagATGGGAGAGAAGACCACATTCATCAAAGAGTTTTGCAGAAAATGCAGTTGGTTCACATGCTTCTCTTATAATTTTTATCATCTTCCATGCCACAGTCACACACAGAATCTTTTACACCCTTGCTTCCTTTCTAGGAGTACCATTTTCAACTATACCACATTACTAGTGCTTCTTTGATTTTGGAATTTTGATCTaattattagggttttttttttttaatttctctaattaGTATTGTCTTACATTATCTAACTCCATTAATTGTATGGACTAAGATTAATTATATACTCTCTCTGTTTTTATGGAGTTTGTATCATATGTCTCTAAAAGCTCTTATATTTATAAGTCATATGATGCTTTCTCATAGGAACAAAgagtattaattattttttttgattgtttGTGATTGAACAAATGTAgaaatttttaaattgattttcaaaCACGAATCATTAATATGCTACCATGACAGGAATCGAGACACATATTCACAAcaacattattaaaaaaaatataaatattaaaaatatttatatttatagcattaaaaatatacattaatgctatgtttgggaacgataattttatttggaaatttgaaattgacttaaattttttatttggtgaattaaaaattttcaaatttgaatttgaatcaaattacaccattatttttaaagtagttaaaattaagaatttgaaaatgactatccaaatcttattattttcaaattctttatttataatttcatatttaaaattcataatttgaaaataaaatacttattttcaaacactatttgttaatgttaattgTAGTTGATATACAATCATAATTCATAGCCCTGTTTTCCTCCAAAACCCAAGAAAATGGGTTGTGTTTGCCATATTATTCCTAATTAAATAGGAGTAAGAGCTActcttttttaataaattaatctgAAACTCAACTAAACCAACCTTACAAAAGTGATTTCGTTGTTTGCAAAATCTGAGTTAATTGCATGCTATGCTATTGCTTTCACGCTTTATTGGAGTCCACGTAACACTTTATAAAGAAATACTCTCTCCTAATCTCCgtgtcccatttatttttaatactatttatttatcgtattttattattaatttataagttaaaatatagttatatCAGATCtcatttgattcgttttaacgtaaattttattaatattaattttttataatttttaaacatacataatttgatatattaaaaattgaataagtacattaaatagaatatataaaataaataaaacacttaagatgaataggagagagttttttttatttaaaataatcataTTGAAGTatctaatattaaattaaataggaGTGATAATCATAAATCACTCCCCTCTGTGAAGAATGAATGTATGGGTTTAACTAATTATAAAATGTcactaaaaatattatttattaacacTTTTGTCATATACATGTATAGAAAAGTGGTTActgaatttttaatttgctacaTGTCTCGTagtatttgtaaaaaaaatttaaaattaagtggttaaaatttagttatttttaattaaaatcctataTTTTTAACTATAGAAAAGAAGGTTACTATTACATTTCTTTTAGAAAATGTGGCAATTGATATgtgacaaattaaataattattcttcTTACTAAAATTTAATACAAGAAACatcaaataatcaaaacaatgcACGCTAGTTAGctgatagtttttttttttttttttaatttcacatGGTAATATCGAATTTTCATGAAACGTCAGTGttagcatttttgtaatttttccacatgatagcatcTAGTTTATGCCATATCTAACCagcgtagcattttccgttaaatttttatcaatttccgtttaattaatcattttccttattaagtgttggatgttgtctttataatttgtccTAAACATTTAagagcgttgatgaattaaacggtgaattaaacgtcaaaatcgtgaactaaacatttgagagcataaaaatgatttttaggacaaattataaagacgacaaccaacacttaataaggaaaatgattaattaaacggaaattgacaagaatttaacggaaaatgctacggtgATTAGATATGgcataaactagatgctaccatgtggaaaaattacaaaagtactaacactggcgtttcatgaaaattcaatactaccatgtgaaatttaaaaaaaaaataattagctAACTAACGTgcattgttttgattatttgatgtgtcattttgttttgattataaaGATGACAATCAACACTTAATAaaggtagaaacgtcaaaatagttaattaaacggaaattgaaaAGAATTTAATAGGAAAACGGTATGGCCATTAGACAAGGCATAAACTAGATGTTACCATGttaaaaaatcttacaaaagtgctaccattgGCATTTTAAGAAAGTTCGATGCTGTCATATGAATAGATAAAGGGAAGACAAATGATATTTGAGaataaaatattgtattttttCACTCATTCTAAAGATACTAAACTATATTTTATccgttttaaattattttcaacattagaaatattgtattattcactGATCGCCTTTAATTTGTCACTAATTtctaatttataagttaaaacacaatcaaaatgtgatcttatttaattttcttaatgtatagattattaatattaaattttacaattattcattatatatacttagttaaaaatattcaaaaaataatttaatcaatTGCGCAAATAAAAGCattgtaaataataatttagtCGACtggttaaaaaataaacattgcaAATATTTTGAAACATTGCGagaaacaaaaatagaaattccCAATTTGACTCGACATCTATATAATCATCTTTAGACGCCATAATAGTATTTTTACGCCACCATAACATCATTCGTTCATCAACTAATTCCTTCCTCTTTCTAAACCAAAGATCGATCCAATGGcaacatcatcttcatcagATCAAAAACCACGCCACCTTCTAAACAACATTTACACGGGTCCCACTTCAGCTCCACCACCAACACCTTCTACTCAACCATCTCTCTCTACCACTTCCGACGCCGCTGAAACTCTCTCTCGTCTCCTCCACCGCCTTCCTCCTTCTCTCTCTCTTCCCACGCGCCGCCTCTCTCCACGTTATCTTTCcacgtcatcatcatcatcatcatctcctCTTCCTACACCTTCTCTTTCCTCCATGTCATCATTCGAACTCGGTTACTTCCAACTCACCTCCCATTCTATCCCTCCCCAACTCGCTGAGTCTGCCGAGTTTGACTCACTCTCCCTCTTCGAGTTACCCCTAGAAGAAAAACTCAGTTCTTTTCCTAAAGAATGGCCTTTTGGGTTcaattatgatgatgaagatcgTGATCATGATCATCATAAAACGGGGTCGTTTTGCTTAGATGGTCAGTGCTCGTGCTCTTGCTCTTCTACCGAGTTGAAGTTGACGAGTTTGAGAGAGTTGACTCGCGAGTTGGAGAAGTTAGGGTTGATGGTGGTGGAGAAGCTAACGTGCGCCATGGGGGTTGAGAACCCGTTTAGAGAAGAAAAAAGTGAAGACGGTTTAAATGTGGGACCCAAATATAGTTCCATGATGTGGGTATCTTCATCGGACGGTGATAAAGGAATGAGGGTGTACCCGTATGTGGTGGGGTTGCAGTACCAGATTAGGCCAAGGAAATGGGATTTGTTGTCGGATTCGGGTTTAGTTAATGTGGAGCCTGAAGTTGGGTCCGTTTTGGTAACGCTTGGAGACATTACTCAGGTATGTGACAAActttattttagataattttaattagtatttgtCATTTTCGTTTTATTTGGCCacgtaatatttataatattaatttatatattatatttgtagTCATAATCTTACAACCAGCTTACCAATAGAAATCTTAAATGGATTACAGATAATATTAGGCTAATAATGTAGACTTTTGTGATAGTTGtaattgatttgattttattaattaggGAGTAGTAGTACTTATAATCAATTACTCAATTTtactcataataataataagtaaaaaaagattttcaattattatactttaggttatttctaattttatttttactttaacaAAATGATGTTTggcaaagaaaataaaacaaagtgATTAACACATACCTGAGgtgaaaaaaaagtttttattcaaaatatttttttggggtCGGGTAGAGAATCCCCATGATTAAATAAGGGGAAAGAAAATTAATCTCCTATCTGTTGGtgagaattaaattcatctcacAAAATGTAAAAGAAGAATAGTAATTTAATCCATGTCAAAATGCTTTAGATTAATaagttcattttaaattattttttagttataatttaaaactaataaaCGTATTATTCACTATAGCAAAACACATGGACCTATTTAAATtgctaaaattattaaaaatttgttacgcatatatactatttttttattatacttactacatttgactttttatgcaatccagtgtgttattttgattatttttatataaattataaaaatttaatattgcaAAAGTACgcgattagatgattcaaataagatcttacttaattatattttttcctaCACATTAGCCGtagtatataaaataagtttgaacaatgaatagtgTTGATAATTGAAATGTAGTAAGTATTTCAAAAcgagaaagtatatattaacGTTATTCAAGGTTATAAAAAAGAAGTGAGATTATTGACAAAAATGATTTGgtcaaaattaataagaaaaaatataaaacgtaTTGCAAATGTAGAGTGATAAAATGAGAATATCTGGATATATTCAAATAGACAAATACTATCATATACGCTGGGTTCCTTCGTTTGTTAATGAATGGCCTAACACAAGTTTTTGAGTGAAACTTTAATGAAGAATTTGTCAACTATAAGGGGTAGGTTTAGGAATGGTACAATGACCATATTATGGGTTCGAGACCTTGTTGGATTCCCCCTAAACCCCATTTTAATTCACagtttgatttaaatttttaagatttaatAGGTTTATTTTTGATCCGGGTCCAATGTTTTCTACATAAAAGTATATCCCTTCAAAGTGAATCTTAATTAACTCAAGTCCGACCAATTTAGACACGACTTTGGACCAACTATAGGTAGGAAACTACATCATACCACACAAAATAGGAAAACTAAGGAAAATGTGATTGTCACCGTATAAATTTGGTTCGTTTCActctatttgttatatttaactttttatgcaattaaatgtattattttgattatttatcaATTGAACTAAATTcaagtaaaaattttaaaaagtttatgaAAGTACgtgattagacaattcaaacaaaatttcaattgattatattttttcttacatattaaccgcaatatataaaataagcttgaacaatgaatagtattaataaccataatatagcgagtatttcagaacggaagaatatatatatatatatatatatatatatatatatatatatatatatatatatatatatatatatattcgtaACCATAGAGGGGTCTTTTTGGGTGTGCAAAGTAATCGACCGCACATAGCCCTCTCTTTCTCCcgtatataaaaaagttaattaaaaaaagaaatatgttaagtttattaataaaataaatatatttgctATAAATAAAATGCAAACTAAAAGTTCTGCATAGATAACCAGGTAAAACCTCAAGTCAAAACGCTTAATCAAGTTTAATCGGTTCATTATTAAATTCAATTGTATTTAAATCTTGTTAAATTTCAATGTGAAATTTAGGTTTTAGAATCTATAAAGGAAAAATACTTTCTAGAAATAGTAATATGCAAGTTttctatttatataaataaacctAAAAACTAATAAACTCCCAATTGATAATGACAATAAACAGGTATGGAGCAATGGAAAGCTAAAGAAAGTGAGAGGAAGACCAACACCAAATCCCAATTCAGAACAGAATGAAAAATCAAGCTTATCAATGACTTTACTTCTCACCCTTCCTCTTGAAAGCACTGTCTCACCCCTATTCATCATTCCAAATGCATCCTTAAATTCCAACAACCTGGGAAAAGAAAGCAATATTGTTGATAATCCTCAAATAGATCATGATGGTAAAATTGATCATGATCATACGGTTGATGATCAGCGAATATTTAACTCGTTTAATTTCGAGGATTATGCATGGAGAGTTTACCATGAACGTCTTCAGTTAAAAGATCCCCTTGATAGATACCgtattattgatgattgatgaatattttTGGCTGGAATAAACCTAGAAAATAAAAGTTGAATAGGCTGGAAATATATAAagcaaaattatgttttaaaattacGGTAAAAGAATAATTAAATATCGAACCCCATGTAGTATTAAAGGTTTAGCCACAAGTGGGGCCAAACCCATGCTAGCCCCCTTTGGCTTTGACCATGCATGGTATTTTGTACTAGGATAGTTGGGTTTGTAATGATTTTGTTGGACACTTTatggttttattttattaattcttATTGCATGTAAAACCGATAATTGAAGCCTTAAAttgttgattttatattttatgattgTTAAAATGTTTGTTTATGTTATTATAAATCATTTTATAAATTTGAGGAGTAGCTCTTACTGTTATTTATTGCTTTTAGTGgtgaattttatttgaatttgtatGTGAGTTAtattgtgcgacagcggaagcaaatattgaaaacaataatgaaagcaataaatattcaaacaaacaataaggaaaattacaagatgaacacgagaaaccacaacaatggctctccaaactttttctctcttagttttcctcactttgtgtatTGCATTGCTTCCTATgctctaattctaattacatggggcttttatatagtatacctcataataaaaagaaattaaggttaagaaattacaaaagaaaCCGTCAAAAACTAAGATTaccggccaaaaacgtgccaaaACTAACTTCCCACGAAAATTGCAGTGCTCCGCGCCCCGTGTAAAACTCCAATGCCCGCGCACAACAATCTGTCCAAGGCAGAACCTTCTCCGCGGCCCATGCACAATCTTCTGTCTGATGACCTGCGTTATCCATTTTCTaaactctaaaaaaaataaagtcaaaaatataaaactgacATTGGTCTATGAACGTTATGATGTAATTTGAGTTGCAACAAGTCAAATGGGTAATATGGACCAAATAGTAAATTAGTAATAACCAGAAATAGTAATATGCAAgttttctatatattatatctatatagaAACCTTAAAAGCAATTACTGAAAATGACAATTAACTGGTATGGAACGATGAATAGAAAGTGAGAGGAAAACCAATTGTAAATCCGATTTAGCAACAAGCTTATCAATGATATATTTGCTTATCCTTCCTCTTGAGAACAATGTCTTACCCTCCTCATCAAAAGAAATCCTTGAATTACAATGCAATAAACAAGATAAAGATCAATCAACACACAAATTCATAATAATGAGGGTGATCAAAGGGTAACTATCTTGTATAGTTTTATCTAATCCAATTTCGTCATTTTTTTCCGGGGAGTGGAAGGGCTAAGTTAAAATCGAGGTCATGATCTTTCTTGAAAAGTgttaattgtttttcaattAAGAAAAGACTTGATTAtcaaataatatctttattatcatatttttaggGCCATAAGGAGTTCGATTTCCTAAAAATTTTCGAGTcatgttttaaaaataaattatcatcaacattttacaataaaaaGATCTAGTTAGGTGATTAAAAGGTTGTTAGTAATGAATTTTGATTTCTACACAAGACTCATACAAGAGTAGAGTTGATCGCAGACAAACCTAATGAGATTCTATTCTAAAACCAATTGGCATTAGAAGGAATATCTTATCAACTATATATATGTTAATCAACCTCACTTAATTTTTCGATTATTGTCCAACAATTACACccg belongs to Amaranthus tricolor cultivar Red isolate AtriRed21 chromosome 17, ASM2621246v1, whole genome shotgun sequence and includes:
- the LOC130803852 gene encoding 1-aminocyclopropane-1-carboxylate oxidase 2 → MATSSSSDQKPRHLLNNIYTGPTSAPPPTPSTQPSLSTTSDAAETLSRLLHRLPPSLSLPTRRLSPRYLSTSSSSSSSPLPTPSLSSMSSFELGYFQLTSHSIPPQLAESAEFDSLSLFELPLEEKLSSFPKEWPFGFNYDDEDRDHDHHKTGSFCLDGQCSCSCSSTELKLTSLRELTRELEKLGLMVVEKLTCAMGVENPFREEKSEDGLNVGPKYSSMMWVSSSDGDKGMRVYPYVVGLQYQIRPRKWDLLSDSGLVNVEPEVGSVLVTLGDITQVWSNGKLKKVRGRPTPNPNSEQNEKSSLSMTLLLTLPLESTVSPLFIIPNASLNSNNLGKESNIVDNPQIDHDGKIDHDHTVDDQRIFNSFNFEDYAWRVYHERLQLKDPLDRYRIIDD
- the LOC130803851 gene encoding uncharacterized protein LOC130803851; this encodes MFMLSIPKLFYFKPTRKLSPFLTPFLHSSSSFSLMAFNSTSPCPSPSRVSTFSTWSPINGQLKRVGTHNGSFHCDEALGCFMIRLTNKFSGAEIVRTRDPQVLETLDAVLDVGGVYDPSRDRFDHHQKGFGEVFGHGFTTKLSSAGLVYKHFGMEIIAKELRLDEGHQDVFRLFIAVYRNFMEAIDAIDNGINQFDTDLPPRYVNNTHLSSRVGKLNLDWTDPDQSAEKENEAFERAMNLAGGEFLDNLRHLAKSWLPARSIVVECLQARKDVDPSGEIMVLNRFCPWKLHLFELEQELNIDPPIKYVLYQDDRSKQWRVQAVAVSPDRFESRKPLPEPWRGLRDDDLSKGCNIPECVFVHMSGFIGGNATYEGALAMAKAALKF